From Trichoderma atroviride chromosome 1, complete sequence, one genomic window encodes:
- a CDS encoding uncharacterized protein (EggNog:ENOG41), which translates to MADFAQVPRPSQMDDWVLFEKFEGEMIRQNHGEQSFLDWKVMKAQERMEQRQWRRALEVGAALTTARHARYSYGMRDLGVKEKT; encoded by the coding sequence ATGGCCGATTTCGCTCAAGTCCCTCGTCCGTCACAAATGGACGACTGGGTGCTGTTTGAGAAATTCGAAGGCGAAATGATCCGGCAGAACCATGGCGAGCAAAGCTTTCTGGACTGGAAAGTGATGAAGGCGCAGGAAAGGATGGAGCAGCGACAATGGCGACGAGCTCTCGAAGTTGGAGCTGCTCTGACCACGGCTCGGCATGCCAGGTACAGCTACGGAATGCGAGATTTGGGGGTAAAGGAGAAGACCTAG